Proteins encoded in a region of the Triticum dicoccoides isolate Atlit2015 ecotype Zavitan chromosome 3A, WEW_v2.0, whole genome shotgun sequence genome:
- the LOC119270176 gene encoding probable E3 ubiquitin-protein ligase RHC1A, producing the protein MSGGRQTYWCFQCRQRVRPRGREMECPYCDAGFVAEMDDVDALMSQFVGMYSDFHRDPRFGIMEAMSTVMRHGMGSMNREADVRGRPSILSELEMEFGSGPWLLFRGQLPGHLSEANNGFDVFVNGRRGVGMRRADVADYFVGPGLEDLIEQLTHNDRRGPPPASQSSIDAMPNVRITARHLTGDSHCPVCKDKFELGSEAREMPCKHLYHSDCILPWLEQHNSCPVCRYELPTQSSSGASCSRSRSTNQNDSSSSSSSSGRTSGRQRRRNPFSFLWPFRSSSSSTGSR; encoded by the coding sequence ATGTCAGGAGGTCGGCAGACATATTGGTGCTTCCAATGTAGACAGCGGGTTAGGCCGCGTGGACGGGAGATGGAGTGCCCTTACTGTGATGCTGGCTTTGTGGCTGAAATGGATGATGTCGATGCTCTCATGAGCCAATTTGTTGGGATGTATAGTGATTTTCATCGTGACCCAAGGTTCGGGATCATGGAGGCAATGTCTACCGTGATGCGACATGGAATGGGGAGCATGAATCGAGAGGCTGATGTAAGAGGAAGGCCAAGCATATTATCTGAACTGGAAATGGAATTTGGTTCGGGGCCATGGTTGCTCTTCCGTGGCCAGCTCCCCGGTCATCTCTCAGAGGCCAATAATGGTTTTGACGTTTTCGTCAATGGACGCCGTGGTGTTGGCATGCGGAGGGCAGATGTTGCAGATTACTTTGTTGGGCCTGGATTAGAAGATCTGATTGAGCAGTTGACTCATAATGATCGTCGAGGGCCACCACCTGCCTCTCAGTCATCTATTGATGCCATGCCTAATGTTAGGATCACTGCCAGGCATCTCACTGGAGACTCGCATTGCCCTGTCTGCAAGGACAAGTTTGAACTGGGATCAGAAGCAAGAGAGATGCCATGCAAGCATTTATACCACTCTGATTGCATACTTCCTTGGCTAGAACAACACAATTCCTGCCCTGTGTGCCGATATGAGCTGCCAACACAGAGCTCTAGTGGTGCTAGCTGCTCACGCTCAAGATCAACCAACCAAAATGACAGTTCAAGCAGCTCAAGTAGCAGTGGAAGAACCAGTGGGCGTCAGAGGAGAAGGAATCCGTTCTCGTTCCTATGGCCTTTCCGCTCATCAAGTTCTAGCACTGGTTCTCGTTAG